One genomic segment of Macaca fascicularis isolate 582-1 chromosome 19, T2T-MFA8v1.1 includes these proteins:
- the CD22 gene encoding B-cell receptor CD22 isoform X2: MHLLGPWLLLLEYLAFSDSSKWNIEHPGTIYAWEGACVWVPCTYRVLDGALETFILFHNPEYNQNMSKFEGTRLYENTKDGKLPSGQKRVQFLGNKINNCTLSIHPVHVNDSGQLGLRMVSKTEKWMERIHLNVSERPFPPRIQLPPKLQESQEVTLTCLLNFSCYGYQIQLQWLLEGVPMRQPAVTSTSLSTKSVFTRSELKFSPQWSHHGKIVTCELHDVDGKVLSEDMVQLNVKHTPKLTIEVTPNETTVRKGDSVTMTCKVNSSNPEYTTVSWLKDGIPLKEQNTLMLTLHKVTKSQSGRYCCRVSNDVGPATSEKVFLQVQYAPESSRVQISQSPAVEGSEVNFLCISPANPLPTNYTWYHNGKEVQGRTEKQFQIQKILPWHAGTYSCEAGNILGIGERGPGTELDVQYPPKKVTMVIENPTPIREGDTVTLSCNYSSSNPIVNHYEWRPRGAWEEPSLGVLKIQNIGWNNTAVACAACNNWCSWASPVTLNVLYAPRGVRVRKIKPLSEIHSGNSVSLQCDFSSSHPKEVQFFWEKNGSLLGKESQLNFDSISPEDAGSYSCWVNNSIGQTASKAWTLEVLYAPRRLRVSMSQGNQVMEGKTATLICESDANPPVYSYAWFDWNNQSLPYSGRMLRLEPVKVQHSGAYWCQGTNRVGKGHSPLITLTVYYSPQTIGRRVAVGLGSCLAILILAMCGFKVQRRWKRTQSQQGLQENSSGQSFFVRNKKVRRTPLSEGPHSLGCYNPMMEDGISYATLRFPETNTPRTGDAETSELQRPPPDCDDTVTYSVLQKRQVGDYENVIPDFPEDEGIHYSELIQFGFGERPQAQENVDYVIVKH, from the exons ATGCATCTCCTCGGCCCCTGGCTCCTGCTCCTGG AATACTTGGCTTTCTCTGACTCAAGTAAATGGAATATTGAGCACCCTGGAACCATCTACGCCTGGGAGGGGGCCTGCGTCTGGGTCCCCTGCACCTACAGAGTCCTAGATGGTGCCCTGGAAACCTTCATCCTGTTCCACAATCCTGAGTATAACCAGAACATGTCGAAGTTCGAAGGGACCAGACTCTATGAAAACACAAAGGATGGGAAGCTTCCTTCAGGGCAGAAAAGGGTGCAATTCCTGGGGAACAAGATTAACAACTGCACACTGAGTATCCACCCAGTGCACGTCAATGACAGTGGTCAGCTGGGGCTGAGGATGGTGTCCAAGACTGAGAAATGGATGGAACGAATACACCTCAATGTCTCCG AAAGGCCTTTTCCACCTCGTATCCAGCTCCCCCCAAAACTTCAAGAATCCCAGGAAGTCACTCTGACCTGCTTGCTGAATTTCTCCTGCTATGGGTATCAGATCCAATTGCAGTGGTTACTAGAGGGGGTTCCAATGAGGCAGCCTGCTGTCACCTCGACCTCCTTGAGCACCAAGTCTGTCTTCACCCGGAGTGAGCTCAAGTTCTCGCCACAGTGGAGTCACCATGGGAAGATCGTGACCTGCGAGCTTCACGATGTGGACGGGAAGGTCCTCTCCGAAGACATGGTGCAGCTGAACGTGAAGC ACACCCCAAAGTTGACGATCGAGGTCACTCCCAATGAAACCACAGTGAGGAAGGGGGACTCTGTGACCATGACCTGCAAGGTCAACAGCAGCAACCCGGAGTACACGACGGTATCCTGGCTCAAGGATGGCATCCCGCTGAAGGAGCAGAATACGCTCATGCTAACCCTGCACAAAGTGACCAAGTCCCAGAGTGGGAGGTACTGCTGTAGGGTCTCCAATGACGTGGGCCCGGCAACGTCGGAAAAAGTGTTCCTGCAAGTACAGT ATGCCCCGGAATCTTCCAGGGTTCAGATCTCCCAGTCACCGGCTGTGGAGGGAAGTGAAGTCAACTTTCTTTGCATATCACCAGCCAATCCTCTTCCAACAAATTACACGTGGTACCACAATGGCAAAGAAGTGCAGGGAAGGACAGAGAAGCAATTCCAGATCCAAAAGATCCTCCCCTGGCACGCTGGGACTTATTCCTGTGAGGCGGGAAATATTCTTGGTATTGGAGAGAGGGGCCCGGGAACTGAGCTGGATGTCCAGT ATCCTCCCAAGAAGGTGACCATGGTGATTGAAAACCCCACGCCGATTCGAGAAGGAGACACGGTGACCCTTTCCTGTAACTACAGTTCCAGTAACCCCATTGTTAACCACTATGAATGGAGACCCCGTGGCGCCTGGGAGGAGCCATCGCTTGGGGTGCTGAAGATCCAAAACATTGGCTGGAACAACACAGCCGTCGCCTGCGCAGCTTGTAACAACTGGTGCTCGTGGGCCTCCCCTGTCACCCTGAATGTCCTGT ATGCCCCCCGAGGCGTGAGGGTCCGGAAAATCAAGCCCCTTTCTGAGATTCACTCTGGGAACTCGGTCAGCCTCCAATGTGACTTCTCAAGCAGCCACCCCAAAGAAGTCCAGTTCTTCTGGGAGAAAAATGGCAGCCTTCTGGGGAAAGAAAGCCAGCTGAATTTTGACTCCATCTCCCCAGAAGATGCTGGGAGTTACAGCTGCTGGGTGAACAACTCCATAGGACAGACGGCGTCCAAGGCCTGGACACTCGAAGTGCTGT ATGCACCCAGGAGGCTGCGTGTGTCCATGAGCCAGGGGAACCAAGTGATGGAGGGGAAGACGGCAACCCTGATCTGTGAGAGTGACGCCAACCCTCCCGTCTACAGCTACGCCTGGTTTGACTGGAATAACCAAAGCCTTCCCTACTCCGGCCGGATGCTGAGATTGGAGCCGGTGAAGGTCCAGCACTCCGGTGCTTACTGGTGCCAGGGGACCAACAGAGTGGGCAAGGGCCACTCGCCTCTCATCACCCTCACCGTCTACT ATAGCCCGCAGACCATTGGCAGGCGAGTGGCTGTGGGACTCGGGTCCTGCCTGGCCATCCTCATCCTGGCAATGTGTGGATTCAAGGTCCAGCGACG TTGGAAGAGGACACAGAGCCAGCAGGGGCTTCAGGAGAATTCCAGTGGCCAGAGCTTCTTTGTGAGGAACAAAAAG GTTAGAAGGACCCCCCTCTCTGAAGGTCCCCACTCCCTGGGATGCTACAATCCGATGATGGAAGATGGCATTAGCTACGCCACCCTGCGCTTTCCCGAGACGAACACACCACGAACTGG AGATGCAGAGACCTCCGAGCTGCAGAGACCTCCCCCAGACTGCGATGACACAGTCACTTATTCAGTGTTGCAGAAGCGTCAGGTG GGCGACTATGAGAACGTCATTCCAGATTTTCCAGAAGATGAGGGAATTCATTACTCAGAGCTGATTCAGTTTGGGTTCGGGGAGCGGCCTCAGGCACAAGAAAATGTGGACTATGTGATCGTCAAGCACTGA
- the CD22 gene encoding B-cell receptor CD22 isoform X1, whose protein sequence is MHLLGPWLLLLVLEYLAFSDSSKWNIEHPGTIYAWEGACVWVPCTYRVLDGALETFILFHNPEYNQNMSKFEGTRLYENTKDGKLPSGQKRVQFLGNKINNCTLSIHPVHVNDSGQLGLRMVSKTEKWMERIHLNVSERPFPPRIQLPPKLQESQEVTLTCLLNFSCYGYQIQLQWLLEGVPMRQPAVTSTSLSTKSVFTRSELKFSPQWSHHGKIVTCELHDVDGKVLSEDMVQLNVKHTPKLTIEVTPNETTVRKGDSVTMTCKVNSSNPEYTTVSWLKDGIPLKEQNTLMLTLHKVTKSQSGRYCCRVSNDVGPATSEKVFLQVQYAPESSRVQISQSPAVEGSEVNFLCISPANPLPTNYTWYHNGKEVQGRTEKQFQIQKILPWHAGTYSCEAGNILGIGERGPGTELDVQYPPKKVTMVIENPTPIREGDTVTLSCNYSSSNPIVNHYEWRPRGAWEEPSLGVLKIQNIGWNNTAVACAACNNWCSWASPVTLNVLYAPRGVRVRKIKPLSEIHSGNSVSLQCDFSSSHPKEVQFFWEKNGSLLGKESQLNFDSISPEDAGSYSCWVNNSIGQTASKAWTLEVLYAPRRLRVSMSQGNQVMEGKTATLICESDANPPVYSYAWFDWNNQSLPYSGRMLRLEPVKVQHSGAYWCQGTNRVGKGHSPLITLTVYYSPQTIGRRVAVGLGSCLAILILAMCGFKVQRRWKRTQSQQGLQENSSGQSFFVRNKKVRRTPLSEGPHSLGCYNPMMEDGISYATLRFPETNTPRTGDAETSELQRPPPDCDDTVTYSVLQKRQVGDYENVIPDFPEDEGIHYSELIQFGFGERPQAQENVDYVIVKH, encoded by the exons ATGCATCTCCTCGGCCCCTGGCTCCTGCTCCTGG TTCTAGAATACTTGGCTTTCTCTGACTCAAGTAAATGGAATATTGAGCACCCTGGAACCATCTACGCCTGGGAGGGGGCCTGCGTCTGGGTCCCCTGCACCTACAGAGTCCTAGATGGTGCCCTGGAAACCTTCATCCTGTTCCACAATCCTGAGTATAACCAGAACATGTCGAAGTTCGAAGGGACCAGACTCTATGAAAACACAAAGGATGGGAAGCTTCCTTCAGGGCAGAAAAGGGTGCAATTCCTGGGGAACAAGATTAACAACTGCACACTGAGTATCCACCCAGTGCACGTCAATGACAGTGGTCAGCTGGGGCTGAGGATGGTGTCCAAGACTGAGAAATGGATGGAACGAATACACCTCAATGTCTCCG AAAGGCCTTTTCCACCTCGTATCCAGCTCCCCCCAAAACTTCAAGAATCCCAGGAAGTCACTCTGACCTGCTTGCTGAATTTCTCCTGCTATGGGTATCAGATCCAATTGCAGTGGTTACTAGAGGGGGTTCCAATGAGGCAGCCTGCTGTCACCTCGACCTCCTTGAGCACCAAGTCTGTCTTCACCCGGAGTGAGCTCAAGTTCTCGCCACAGTGGAGTCACCATGGGAAGATCGTGACCTGCGAGCTTCACGATGTGGACGGGAAGGTCCTCTCCGAAGACATGGTGCAGCTGAACGTGAAGC ACACCCCAAAGTTGACGATCGAGGTCACTCCCAATGAAACCACAGTGAGGAAGGGGGACTCTGTGACCATGACCTGCAAGGTCAACAGCAGCAACCCGGAGTACACGACGGTATCCTGGCTCAAGGATGGCATCCCGCTGAAGGAGCAGAATACGCTCATGCTAACCCTGCACAAAGTGACCAAGTCCCAGAGTGGGAGGTACTGCTGTAGGGTCTCCAATGACGTGGGCCCGGCAACGTCGGAAAAAGTGTTCCTGCAAGTACAGT ATGCCCCGGAATCTTCCAGGGTTCAGATCTCCCAGTCACCGGCTGTGGAGGGAAGTGAAGTCAACTTTCTTTGCATATCACCAGCCAATCCTCTTCCAACAAATTACACGTGGTACCACAATGGCAAAGAAGTGCAGGGAAGGACAGAGAAGCAATTCCAGATCCAAAAGATCCTCCCCTGGCACGCTGGGACTTATTCCTGTGAGGCGGGAAATATTCTTGGTATTGGAGAGAGGGGCCCGGGAACTGAGCTGGATGTCCAGT ATCCTCCCAAGAAGGTGACCATGGTGATTGAAAACCCCACGCCGATTCGAGAAGGAGACACGGTGACCCTTTCCTGTAACTACAGTTCCAGTAACCCCATTGTTAACCACTATGAATGGAGACCCCGTGGCGCCTGGGAGGAGCCATCGCTTGGGGTGCTGAAGATCCAAAACATTGGCTGGAACAACACAGCCGTCGCCTGCGCAGCTTGTAACAACTGGTGCTCGTGGGCCTCCCCTGTCACCCTGAATGTCCTGT ATGCCCCCCGAGGCGTGAGGGTCCGGAAAATCAAGCCCCTTTCTGAGATTCACTCTGGGAACTCGGTCAGCCTCCAATGTGACTTCTCAAGCAGCCACCCCAAAGAAGTCCAGTTCTTCTGGGAGAAAAATGGCAGCCTTCTGGGGAAAGAAAGCCAGCTGAATTTTGACTCCATCTCCCCAGAAGATGCTGGGAGTTACAGCTGCTGGGTGAACAACTCCATAGGACAGACGGCGTCCAAGGCCTGGACACTCGAAGTGCTGT ATGCACCCAGGAGGCTGCGTGTGTCCATGAGCCAGGGGAACCAAGTGATGGAGGGGAAGACGGCAACCCTGATCTGTGAGAGTGACGCCAACCCTCCCGTCTACAGCTACGCCTGGTTTGACTGGAATAACCAAAGCCTTCCCTACTCCGGCCGGATGCTGAGATTGGAGCCGGTGAAGGTCCAGCACTCCGGTGCTTACTGGTGCCAGGGGACCAACAGAGTGGGCAAGGGCCACTCGCCTCTCATCACCCTCACCGTCTACT ATAGCCCGCAGACCATTGGCAGGCGAGTGGCTGTGGGACTCGGGTCCTGCCTGGCCATCCTCATCCTGGCAATGTGTGGATTCAAGGTCCAGCGACG TTGGAAGAGGACACAGAGCCAGCAGGGGCTTCAGGAGAATTCCAGTGGCCAGAGCTTCTTTGTGAGGAACAAAAAG GTTAGAAGGACCCCCCTCTCTGAAGGTCCCCACTCCCTGGGATGCTACAATCCGATGATGGAAGATGGCATTAGCTACGCCACCCTGCGCTTTCCCGAGACGAACACACCACGAACTGG AGATGCAGAGACCTCCGAGCTGCAGAGACCTCCCCCAGACTGCGATGACACAGTCACTTATTCAGTGTTGCAGAAGCGTCAGGTG GGCGACTATGAGAACGTCATTCCAGATTTTCCAGAAGATGAGGGAATTCATTACTCAGAGCTGATTCAGTTTGGGTTCGGGGAGCGGCCTCAGGCACAAGAAAATGTGGACTATGTGATCGTCAAGCACTGA
- the CD22 gene encoding B-cell receptor CD22 isoform X4, with amino-acid sequence MHLLGPWLLLLEYLAFSDSSKWNIEHPGTIYAWEGACVWVPCTYRVLDGALETFILFHNPEYNQNMSKFEGTRLYENTKDGKLPSGQKRVQFLGNKINNCTLSIHPVHVNDSGQLGLRMVSKTEKWMERIHLNVSERPFPPRIQLPPKLQESQEVTLTCLLNFSCYGYQIQLQWLLEGVPMRQPAVTSTSLSTKSVFTRSELKFSPQWSHHGKIVTCELHDVDGKVLSEDMVQLNVKHTPKLTIEVTPNETTVRKGDSVTMTCKVNSSNPEYTTVSWLKDGIPLKEQNTLMLTLHKVTKSQSGRYCCRVSNDVGPATSEKVFLQVQYAPESSRVQISQSPAVEGSEVNFLCISPANPLPTNYTWYHNGKEVQGRTEKQFQIQKILPWHAGTYSYPPKKVTMVIENPTPIREGDTVTLSCNYSSSNPIVNHYEWRPRGAWEEPSLGVLKIQNIGWNNTAVACAACNNWCSWASPVTLNVLYAPRGVRVRKIKPLSEIHSGNSVSLQCDFSSSHPKEVQFFWEKNGSLLGKESQLNFDSISPEDAGSYSCWVNNSIGQTASKAWTLEVLYAPRRLRVSMSQGNQVMEGKTATLICESDANPPVYSYAWFDWNNQSLPYSGRMLRLEPVKVQHSGAYWCQGTNRVGKGHSPLITLTVYYSPQTIGRRVAVGLGSCLAILILAMCGFKVQRRWKRTQSQQGLQENSSGQSFFVRNKKVRRTPLSEGPHSLGCYNPMMEDGISYATLRFPETNTPRTGDAETSELQRPPPDCDDTVTYSVLQKRQVGDYENVIPDFPEDEGIHYSELIQFGFGERPQAQENVDYVIVKH; translated from the exons ATGCATCTCCTCGGCCCCTGGCTCCTGCTCCTGG AATACTTGGCTTTCTCTGACTCAAGTAAATGGAATATTGAGCACCCTGGAACCATCTACGCCTGGGAGGGGGCCTGCGTCTGGGTCCCCTGCACCTACAGAGTCCTAGATGGTGCCCTGGAAACCTTCATCCTGTTCCACAATCCTGAGTATAACCAGAACATGTCGAAGTTCGAAGGGACCAGACTCTATGAAAACACAAAGGATGGGAAGCTTCCTTCAGGGCAGAAAAGGGTGCAATTCCTGGGGAACAAGATTAACAACTGCACACTGAGTATCCACCCAGTGCACGTCAATGACAGTGGTCAGCTGGGGCTGAGGATGGTGTCCAAGACTGAGAAATGGATGGAACGAATACACCTCAATGTCTCCG AAAGGCCTTTTCCACCTCGTATCCAGCTCCCCCCAAAACTTCAAGAATCCCAGGAAGTCACTCTGACCTGCTTGCTGAATTTCTCCTGCTATGGGTATCAGATCCAATTGCAGTGGTTACTAGAGGGGGTTCCAATGAGGCAGCCTGCTGTCACCTCGACCTCCTTGAGCACCAAGTCTGTCTTCACCCGGAGTGAGCTCAAGTTCTCGCCACAGTGGAGTCACCATGGGAAGATCGTGACCTGCGAGCTTCACGATGTGGACGGGAAGGTCCTCTCCGAAGACATGGTGCAGCTGAACGTGAAGC ACACCCCAAAGTTGACGATCGAGGTCACTCCCAATGAAACCACAGTGAGGAAGGGGGACTCTGTGACCATGACCTGCAAGGTCAACAGCAGCAACCCGGAGTACACGACGGTATCCTGGCTCAAGGATGGCATCCCGCTGAAGGAGCAGAATACGCTCATGCTAACCCTGCACAAAGTGACCAAGTCCCAGAGTGGGAGGTACTGCTGTAGGGTCTCCAATGACGTGGGCCCGGCAACGTCGGAAAAAGTGTTCCTGCAAGTACAGT ATGCCCCGGAATCTTCCAGGGTTCAGATCTCCCAGTCACCGGCTGTGGAGGGAAGTGAAGTCAACTTTCTTTGCATATCACCAGCCAATCCTCTTCCAACAAATTACACGTGGTACCACAATGGCAAAGAAGTGCAGGGAAGGACAGAGAAGCAATTCCAGATCCAAAAGATCCTCCCCTGGCACGCTGGGACTTATTCCT ATCCTCCCAAGAAGGTGACCATGGTGATTGAAAACCCCACGCCGATTCGAGAAGGAGACACGGTGACCCTTTCCTGTAACTACAGTTCCAGTAACCCCATTGTTAACCACTATGAATGGAGACCCCGTGGCGCCTGGGAGGAGCCATCGCTTGGGGTGCTGAAGATCCAAAACATTGGCTGGAACAACACAGCCGTCGCCTGCGCAGCTTGTAACAACTGGTGCTCGTGGGCCTCCCCTGTCACCCTGAATGTCCTGT ATGCCCCCCGAGGCGTGAGGGTCCGGAAAATCAAGCCCCTTTCTGAGATTCACTCTGGGAACTCGGTCAGCCTCCAATGTGACTTCTCAAGCAGCCACCCCAAAGAAGTCCAGTTCTTCTGGGAGAAAAATGGCAGCCTTCTGGGGAAAGAAAGCCAGCTGAATTTTGACTCCATCTCCCCAGAAGATGCTGGGAGTTACAGCTGCTGGGTGAACAACTCCATAGGACAGACGGCGTCCAAGGCCTGGACACTCGAAGTGCTGT ATGCACCCAGGAGGCTGCGTGTGTCCATGAGCCAGGGGAACCAAGTGATGGAGGGGAAGACGGCAACCCTGATCTGTGAGAGTGACGCCAACCCTCCCGTCTACAGCTACGCCTGGTTTGACTGGAATAACCAAAGCCTTCCCTACTCCGGCCGGATGCTGAGATTGGAGCCGGTGAAGGTCCAGCACTCCGGTGCTTACTGGTGCCAGGGGACCAACAGAGTGGGCAAGGGCCACTCGCCTCTCATCACCCTCACCGTCTACT ATAGCCCGCAGACCATTGGCAGGCGAGTGGCTGTGGGACTCGGGTCCTGCCTGGCCATCCTCATCCTGGCAATGTGTGGATTCAAGGTCCAGCGACG TTGGAAGAGGACACAGAGCCAGCAGGGGCTTCAGGAGAATTCCAGTGGCCAGAGCTTCTTTGTGAGGAACAAAAAG GTTAGAAGGACCCCCCTCTCTGAAGGTCCCCACTCCCTGGGATGCTACAATCCGATGATGGAAGATGGCATTAGCTACGCCACCCTGCGCTTTCCCGAGACGAACACACCACGAACTGG AGATGCAGAGACCTCCGAGCTGCAGAGACCTCCCCCAGACTGCGATGACACAGTCACTTATTCAGTGTTGCAGAAGCGTCAGGTG GGCGACTATGAGAACGTCATTCCAGATTTTCCAGAAGATGAGGGAATTCATTACTCAGAGCTGATTCAGTTTGGGTTCGGGGAGCGGCCTCAGGCACAAGAAAATGTGGACTATGTGATCGTCAAGCACTGA
- the CD22 gene encoding B-cell receptor CD22 isoform X3, whose protein sequence is MHLLGPWLLLLVLEYLAFSDSSKWNIEHPGTIYAWEGACVWVPCTYRVLDGALETFILFHNPEYNQNMSKFEGTRLYENTKDGKLPSGQKRVQFLGNKINNCTLSIHPVHVNDSGQLGLRMVSKTEKWMERIHLNVSERPFPPRIQLPPKLQESQEVTLTCLLNFSCYGYQIQLQWLLEGVPMRQPAVTSTSLSTKSVFTRSELKFSPQWSHHGKIVTCELHDVDGKVLSEDMVQLNVKHTPKLTIEVTPNETTVRKGDSVTMTCKVNSSNPEYTTVSWLKDGIPLKEQNTLMLTLHKVTKSQSGRYCCRVSNDVGPATSEKVFLQVQYAPESSRVQISQSPAVEGSEVNFLCISPANPLPTNYTWYHNGKEVQGRTEKQFQIQKILPWHAGTYSYPPKKVTMVIENPTPIREGDTVTLSCNYSSSNPIVNHYEWRPRGAWEEPSLGVLKIQNIGWNNTAVACAACNNWCSWASPVTLNVLYAPRGVRVRKIKPLSEIHSGNSVSLQCDFSSSHPKEVQFFWEKNGSLLGKESQLNFDSISPEDAGSYSCWVNNSIGQTASKAWTLEVLYAPRRLRVSMSQGNQVMEGKTATLICESDANPPVYSYAWFDWNNQSLPYSGRMLRLEPVKVQHSGAYWCQGTNRVGKGHSPLITLTVYYSPQTIGRRVAVGLGSCLAILILAMCGFKVQRRWKRTQSQQGLQENSSGQSFFVRNKKVRRTPLSEGPHSLGCYNPMMEDGISYATLRFPETNTPRTGDAETSELQRPPPDCDDTVTYSVLQKRQVGDYENVIPDFPEDEGIHYSELIQFGFGERPQAQENVDYVIVKH, encoded by the exons ATGCATCTCCTCGGCCCCTGGCTCCTGCTCCTGG TTCTAGAATACTTGGCTTTCTCTGACTCAAGTAAATGGAATATTGAGCACCCTGGAACCATCTACGCCTGGGAGGGGGCCTGCGTCTGGGTCCCCTGCACCTACAGAGTCCTAGATGGTGCCCTGGAAACCTTCATCCTGTTCCACAATCCTGAGTATAACCAGAACATGTCGAAGTTCGAAGGGACCAGACTCTATGAAAACACAAAGGATGGGAAGCTTCCTTCAGGGCAGAAAAGGGTGCAATTCCTGGGGAACAAGATTAACAACTGCACACTGAGTATCCACCCAGTGCACGTCAATGACAGTGGTCAGCTGGGGCTGAGGATGGTGTCCAAGACTGAGAAATGGATGGAACGAATACACCTCAATGTCTCCG AAAGGCCTTTTCCACCTCGTATCCAGCTCCCCCCAAAACTTCAAGAATCCCAGGAAGTCACTCTGACCTGCTTGCTGAATTTCTCCTGCTATGGGTATCAGATCCAATTGCAGTGGTTACTAGAGGGGGTTCCAATGAGGCAGCCTGCTGTCACCTCGACCTCCTTGAGCACCAAGTCTGTCTTCACCCGGAGTGAGCTCAAGTTCTCGCCACAGTGGAGTCACCATGGGAAGATCGTGACCTGCGAGCTTCACGATGTGGACGGGAAGGTCCTCTCCGAAGACATGGTGCAGCTGAACGTGAAGC ACACCCCAAAGTTGACGATCGAGGTCACTCCCAATGAAACCACAGTGAGGAAGGGGGACTCTGTGACCATGACCTGCAAGGTCAACAGCAGCAACCCGGAGTACACGACGGTATCCTGGCTCAAGGATGGCATCCCGCTGAAGGAGCAGAATACGCTCATGCTAACCCTGCACAAAGTGACCAAGTCCCAGAGTGGGAGGTACTGCTGTAGGGTCTCCAATGACGTGGGCCCGGCAACGTCGGAAAAAGTGTTCCTGCAAGTACAGT ATGCCCCGGAATCTTCCAGGGTTCAGATCTCCCAGTCACCGGCTGTGGAGGGAAGTGAAGTCAACTTTCTTTGCATATCACCAGCCAATCCTCTTCCAACAAATTACACGTGGTACCACAATGGCAAAGAAGTGCAGGGAAGGACAGAGAAGCAATTCCAGATCCAAAAGATCCTCCCCTGGCACGCTGGGACTTATTCCT ATCCTCCCAAGAAGGTGACCATGGTGATTGAAAACCCCACGCCGATTCGAGAAGGAGACACGGTGACCCTTTCCTGTAACTACAGTTCCAGTAACCCCATTGTTAACCACTATGAATGGAGACCCCGTGGCGCCTGGGAGGAGCCATCGCTTGGGGTGCTGAAGATCCAAAACATTGGCTGGAACAACACAGCCGTCGCCTGCGCAGCTTGTAACAACTGGTGCTCGTGGGCCTCCCCTGTCACCCTGAATGTCCTGT ATGCCCCCCGAGGCGTGAGGGTCCGGAAAATCAAGCCCCTTTCTGAGATTCACTCTGGGAACTCGGTCAGCCTCCAATGTGACTTCTCAAGCAGCCACCCCAAAGAAGTCCAGTTCTTCTGGGAGAAAAATGGCAGCCTTCTGGGGAAAGAAAGCCAGCTGAATTTTGACTCCATCTCCCCAGAAGATGCTGGGAGTTACAGCTGCTGGGTGAACAACTCCATAGGACAGACGGCGTCCAAGGCCTGGACACTCGAAGTGCTGT ATGCACCCAGGAGGCTGCGTGTGTCCATGAGCCAGGGGAACCAAGTGATGGAGGGGAAGACGGCAACCCTGATCTGTGAGAGTGACGCCAACCCTCCCGTCTACAGCTACGCCTGGTTTGACTGGAATAACCAAAGCCTTCCCTACTCCGGCCGGATGCTGAGATTGGAGCCGGTGAAGGTCCAGCACTCCGGTGCTTACTGGTGCCAGGGGACCAACAGAGTGGGCAAGGGCCACTCGCCTCTCATCACCCTCACCGTCTACT ATAGCCCGCAGACCATTGGCAGGCGAGTGGCTGTGGGACTCGGGTCCTGCCTGGCCATCCTCATCCTGGCAATGTGTGGATTCAAGGTCCAGCGACG TTGGAAGAGGACACAGAGCCAGCAGGGGCTTCAGGAGAATTCCAGTGGCCAGAGCTTCTTTGTGAGGAACAAAAAG GTTAGAAGGACCCCCCTCTCTGAAGGTCCCCACTCCCTGGGATGCTACAATCCGATGATGGAAGATGGCATTAGCTACGCCACCCTGCGCTTTCCCGAGACGAACACACCACGAACTGG AGATGCAGAGACCTCCGAGCTGCAGAGACCTCCCCCAGACTGCGATGACACAGTCACTTATTCAGTGTTGCAGAAGCGTCAGGTG GGCGACTATGAGAACGTCATTCCAGATTTTCCAGAAGATGAGGGAATTCATTACTCAGAGCTGATTCAGTTTGGGTTCGGGGAGCGGCCTCAGGCACAAGAAAATGTGGACTATGTGATCGTCAAGCACTGA